A genomic region of Gemmatimonadota bacterium contains the following coding sequences:
- a CDS encoding amidohydrolase, with protein MSKVTRKDFLGLGALLAGAIGLPKLAGARPSGTVPALPGMAQKGGGIDADIIVVNGRVLTSDAARPCAEAFAIRDGRFLAVGSNADIRNLASSRTKIIDAARMTVTPGFIDAHNHPSGVNELYEVNGNLRSIAELKAAITKKAATTPPGMWVNAYMFDDTKLSENRPLHRRDLDEAAPNHLVSVNHRGGHTSWYNSKAFELAKITKDTPDPADGRFFRDADGTPNGRVAELARRVFDRVGERQRFTPEQQRERSRKGMAHMSELYTASGLTTVHDLSATQPNIRAYEEIRAEGNLRHRVYMMIRGGAFPLLRDAGVYTGFGDEWVRVGGVKFAADGSASERTMRMSTPYVGTDDYGILTMTQQEIYDAVDDAHSHGWQVGIHANGDVTIDMVLKAYERALAKWPHPGRRHRLEHCSLVNPSLIERIKKTGSIPTPFWTYIYYHGEKWAEYGDEKMRWMFAHKSFLDAGIKVPGASDYGPGPFEPLMALQSLTTRRDYRGHEWGANQKVTMDEALRIATINGAHASFEENIKGSITAGKLADFVLLEKDPHDVDSNAIKDIKVMRTVVGGRTVYPKSEG; from the coding sequence ATGTCGAAGGTCACGCGCAAGGATTTTCTTGGACTCGGTGCGTTACTTGCCGGAGCTATCGGCCTCCCGAAACTCGCCGGCGCGCGACCATCGGGAACGGTGCCGGCGCTTCCGGGGATGGCGCAGAAGGGCGGTGGCATCGACGCCGACATCATTGTCGTCAACGGTCGTGTGCTCACGAGCGACGCGGCACGCCCGTGCGCAGAGGCGTTCGCCATTCGCGACGGGCGCTTTTTGGCTGTCGGCTCCAACGCCGACATCCGTAACTTGGCGTCGTCGCGCACCAAGATTATCGACGCGGCCCGCATGACCGTCACGCCGGGGTTCATTGACGCGCACAATCATCCGAGCGGCGTCAACGAACTCTACGAAGTGAACGGCAATCTCCGCTCTATCGCCGAGTTGAAGGCAGCTATCACGAAGAAAGCCGCCACGACTCCGCCTGGCATGTGGGTGAACGCCTACATGTTCGACGACACCAAACTTTCGGAGAATCGGCCGTTGCATCGGCGCGATCTCGACGAGGCCGCGCCCAATCATCTGGTGAGTGTGAACCACCGCGGCGGCCACACGAGCTGGTACAACTCCAAGGCCTTTGAGCTCGCCAAGATTACCAAGGACACGCCGGACCCCGCCGACGGCAGATTCTTTCGCGACGCCGACGGCACGCCCAACGGACGCGTGGCCGAACTTGCGCGCCGCGTGTTTGATCGTGTGGGCGAGCGTCAGCGTTTTACCCCCGAGCAGCAGCGTGAGCGCTCCCGAAAAGGGATGGCGCACATGTCGGAGCTCTACACGGCATCTGGCCTGACGACGGTGCACGACCTCAGTGCCACGCAGCCCAACATCCGCGCATACGAAGAAATTCGCGCCGAAGGAAATCTCCGACACCGCGTGTACATGATGATTCGCGGCGGCGCTTTTCCGTTGCTGCGCGACGCCGGCGTCTACACGGGCTTCGGTGACGAATGGGTGCGCGTGGGCGGCGTGAAGTTTGCGGCCGATGGGTCTGCGAGCGAACGCACCATGCGCATGAGCACACCATACGTGGGCACCGATGACTACGGCATTCTCACCATGACGCAGCAGGAGATCTACGACGCGGTAGACGATGCGCACAGTCACGGCTGGCAGGTGGGGATTCACGCCAACGGCGACGTGACCATCGACATGGTGCTCAAGGCCTACGAGCGCGCCCTCGCCAAGTGGCCGCATCCCGGTCGGCGGCATCGCCTCGAGCATTGCTCGCTCGTCAATCCCTCACTCATCGAACGCATTAAGAAGACCGGTTCCATTCCCACGCCGTTCTGGACCTACATCTATTATCACGGCGAAAAGTGGGCGGAGTATGGCGACGAGAAGATGCGCTGGATGTTTGCGCACAAGTCATTCCTCGACGCTGGCATCAAGGTGCCAGGCGCTAGCGACTACGGCCCAGGGCCCTTTGAACCGTTGATGGCGTTGCAGTCGCTCACCACGCGCCGCGATTACCGCGGCCACGAGTGGGGCGCCAATCAGAAGGTGACGATGGACGAAGCGTTGCGCATTGCCACCATCAACGGCGCACACGCGAGCTTTGAGGAAAACATCAAGGGCTCGATCACGGCCGGCAAGCTCGCGGACTTTGTGCTGCTCGAGAAAGATCCGCACGACGTGGACTCGAACGCCATCAAGGACATCAAGGTGATGCGAACGGTGGTGGGTGGGCGGACGGTGTATCCGAAATCGGAAGGGTAG
- a CDS encoding DPP IV N-terminal domain-containing protein, giving the protein MRFAFRAALGGFLCVVAASALPAQHRALTTADYDRAVKMLGPSVTPLVVGGTVNATWLPDNRFWYVNTTAAGREQVMVDPAKKVRVVCDALRTNCPGVPEMPAGGGRGGAGGRAGGGGGRGGAGNAVTSPDGKRAAFIKNYNLWVREVATGTETQLTTDGVKDFGYATDNAGWAMSDRAIVLWSPDSKKIATNQQDERHVGEMYLVETKVGHPVLKQWKYPLPGDSVIQMIHHVVIDVDSKTVVRLKAPADPHRGTIGDNITMADYNWSPDGSQLAFASTTRDHKSAVLKLADAKSGEVRTLFEETVPTHFESRTGWRVLWESKEVIWYSQRDDWGQLYLYDLTSGKPKNKITSGEGPVEAITKIDEKARTIWYQAMGREKGQDPYLRHFYRIGLDGKGPQLSLTPDDGDHTMQMSSDGKWIVDTYSKVDAAPVTVLRDGTGKLVMPLEKADVSKLMAAGWKAPIPFSVKAADGKTDIYGQLFRPTNFDSTKKYPIINNAYPGPQSGSVGGRNFAAAHGDKQALAELGFVVVSIDGRGTPGRSKGFHDAYYGAMGRDNTLPDQVAGMKELAKRYAWIDIDKAAMWGHSGGGFITADAMFRYPDFFKVGISESGNHDQRNYEDDWGERYQGLLLAGADGGADSYNVEANQTMARNLKGHLLLAHGTLDNNVPPDNTLLVVDALIKAGKDFDLLMLPNQAHGYGNASNYMMRRRWDYFVRWLLEMDPPKEYEIKAP; this is encoded by the coding sequence ATGCGATTCGCGTTTCGTGCCGCCTTGGGCGGATTTCTTTGTGTCGTAGCGGCCAGTGCGCTGCCCGCTCAACATCGTGCCCTGACCACCGCCGATTACGATCGTGCGGTGAAGATGCTCGGTCCGTCTGTGACGCCGCTCGTGGTTGGGGGGACGGTGAACGCCACCTGGCTTCCCGATAATCGCTTCTGGTATGTGAACACCACCGCCGCCGGACGCGAGCAGGTGATGGTGGACCCCGCCAAGAAAGTGCGCGTGGTTTGTGATGCGCTACGCACGAACTGCCCAGGTGTGCCCGAGATGCCCGCCGGCGGTGGACGCGGCGGCGCAGGTGGACGCGCCGGTGGTGGTGGCGGACGCGGCGGCGCTGGTAACGCGGTCACCTCGCCCGACGGCAAGCGTGCGGCGTTCATTAAGAACTACAATCTCTGGGTGCGCGAGGTGGCGACGGGCACTGAAACGCAGCTGACCACCGATGGCGTCAAAGACTTTGGCTACGCCACTGACAACGCCGGCTGGGCCATGAGTGATCGCGCGATTGTGCTCTGGTCGCCCGACTCCAAGAAGATTGCCACCAACCAGCAGGACGAGCGCCACGTGGGCGAGATGTACCTGGTGGAGACCAAGGTCGGTCACCCCGTGCTCAAGCAGTGGAAGTATCCGCTCCCAGGCGACAGCGTCATTCAGATGATTCACCACGTGGTGATTGATGTGGACTCCAAGACGGTGGTGCGCCTCAAGGCACCGGCCGACCCGCATCGCGGCACCATTGGCGACAACATCACCATGGCCGATTACAACTGGAGCCCCGACGGCTCGCAGTTGGCCTTTGCCTCCACGACGCGCGACCACAAGTCCGCGGTGCTCAAACTGGCCGATGCAAAGTCCGGCGAAGTACGCACGCTCTTCGAAGAAACCGTGCCGACGCATTTTGAATCGCGCACCGGCTGGCGTGTGCTCTGGGAGAGCAAGGAAGTCATCTGGTATTCGCAGCGTGACGACTGGGGTCAGCTCTACCTCTACGACCTCACCAGCGGCAAACCCAAGAACAAAATCACGAGCGGCGAAGGGCCGGTAGAGGCCATCACCAAAATTGATGAAAAGGCGCGCACCATCTGGTATCAGGCCATGGGCCGCGAGAAGGGGCAGGATCCCTATCTGCGCCACTTCTACAGGATTGGACTCGACGGCAAAGGCCCGCAGCTCTCGCTCACGCCCGATGACGGCGATCACACGATGCAAATGTCGAGTGACGGCAAGTGGATTGTCGATACCTATTCGAAAGTCGACGCCGCACCGGTGACCGTGCTGCGCGATGGCACGGGCAAGCTCGTGATGCCGCTCGAAAAAGCCGACGTCTCCAAGTTGATGGCCGCTGGCTGGAAGGCGCCGATTCCGTTCAGCGTAAAAGCCGCCGACGGCAAGACCGATATTTACGGCCAGCTCTTCCGCCCCACCAACTTCGATTCCACCAAGAAATATCCGATCATCAACAACGCGTACCCGGGGCCGCAGTCCGGGAGCGTTGGTGGCCGCAACTTTGCCGCCGCGCATGGTGACAAACAGGCGCTCGCCGAGCTCGGCTTTGTGGTCGTGTCCATTGACGGACGCGGTACGCCGGGCCGCTCCAAGGGTTTCCACGACGCCTACTACGGCGCCATGGGCCGCGACAACACTCTCCCCGATCAAGTGGCAGGGATGAAGGAGCTCGCCAAGCGCTATGCGTGGATCGACATCGACAAAGCCGCGATGTGGGGACACTCGGGCGGCGGCTTCATTACCGCCGACGCGATGTTCCGCTATCCGGACTTTTTCAAGGTCGGCATTTCAGAATCGGGCAATCACGACCAACGCAACTACGAAGATGACTGGGGCGAGCGCTATCAGGGGCTCCTGCTCGCGGGTGCCGACGGTGGCGCCGACAGCTACAACGTCGAAGCCAACCAGACGATGGCGCGGAACCTCAAGGGGCATCTGTTGCTCGCCCACGGCACCCTCGACAACAACGTGCCGCCCGACAACACGTTGCTCGTGGTGGATGCGCTCATCAAGGCCGGCAAGGACTTTGACCTGTTGATGCTACCGAATCAGGCGCACGGTTACGGCAACGCATCCAACTATATGATGCGCCGCCGCTGGGATTACTTCGTGCGCTGGTTGCTCGAGATGGATCCGCCCAAGGAATACGAAATCAAGGCGCCCTGA
- a CDS encoding D-2-hydroxyacid dehydrogenase, with protein MRVFSLPYSPRRIVIGAGTHAAIAAYIRERRPALEFRGAPHTDITADDLAWADTYIGFKRPPSAATMGNVRWVHCTGAGVDSWLSPVELDRSLLLTRTPESFGPAIAEWAVARVFAFRQQLLALADSQRAHQWAPRERVAVAGTKALVVGTGDVGRAVARALTALGCEVNGVSRSGAPVAEFGSVYPVSELVNVVGDVQWIVLVVPDTPAARGIFSREVLSRCHGAVLLNAGRGSTLDEGALQEALDKGWLRGAALDVFAVEPLPSDSPLWDDARVMISPHISGVTTVEGAGSGFLECVEALEQGRLPSWAVDRGRGY; from the coding sequence ATGCGTGTGTTTTCGCTGCCGTATTCACCGCGCCGCATCGTGATTGGTGCTGGCACGCACGCGGCTATCGCCGCCTACATTCGCGAGCGGCGTCCGGCCTTGGAGTTTCGCGGTGCTCCGCACACCGACATTACCGCTGACGACCTCGCGTGGGCTGACACTTACATCGGGTTCAAACGGCCGCCCTCCGCTGCGACCATGGGCAACGTGCGATGGGTGCACTGCACCGGCGCCGGGGTGGATTCATGGCTCTCGCCGGTGGAGCTGGATCGGTCGTTGCTGCTGACGCGCACGCCGGAATCATTTGGCCCCGCGATCGCGGAGTGGGCGGTGGCACGGGTGTTTGCGTTTCGGCAGCAGTTGTTGGCGCTGGCGGACTCGCAGCGAGCGCATCAGTGGGCCCCGCGCGAGCGGGTGGCGGTCGCGGGCACCAAGGCGCTCGTCGTGGGCACCGGGGATGTGGGACGGGCGGTGGCGCGTGCGTTGACCGCGCTCGGCTGCGAGGTGAATGGCGTGTCGAGGTCGGGCGCGCCGGTCGCGGAGTTTGGCTCGGTATATCCCGTGAGCGAACTGGTCAACGTCGTTGGCGATGTGCAGTGGATTGTGTTGGTGGTGCCTGACACGCCCGCCGCGCGCGGAATATTCTCACGCGAGGTGCTGTCGCGCTGTCACGGTGCGGTGTTACTCAACGCCGGACGTGGCTCGACGCTTGACGAAGGCGCGTTGCAAGAAGCGCTCGACAAGGGATGGTTGCGTGGGGCGGCACTCGATGTGTTTGCGGTGGAGCCGCTCCCCAGTGATTCACCGCTGTGGGATGATGCGCGTGTGATGATTTCGCCGCACATCTCGGGGGTAACGACTGTCGAGGGCGCGGGGAGCGGATTTCTCGAGTGTGTGGAGGCGCTTGAGCAGGGGCGGTTGCCGAGTTGGGCGGTGGATCGGGGGCGGGGGTACTGA
- a CDS encoding metallophosphoesterase, translating into MSQLVRGLVALSLASAATLGAQAPAARDTIITAPTWAPRTPLLSEAASAKIKKFSFIAYGDTRGRFDGTALQVEHGKVVESMLGTIKQVAGTGDAIRFVVQSGDAVVNGALATQLNVSYIPLINRLTQEGNVPYFLTVGNHDAAPSQLATRRPDGLHNYFAANANLIPPNSSTRRLAGYSAYAFGFGNTFFVAFDSNIPEDSVQFDWVRKQLEGLNRKRYVNIAVFYHHPAFSSGPHGGPVIEKQAATIREKWMPLFRRHHVKLLLTGHEHLFEHWVERYSDASGTHRMDQIVSGGGGAPLYKYAGEPDLTSYLAAYASEKVSLEHLVRPAADTTGNPYHYVVVHVDGERISMEVVGVDWGRGYAPYKSSAVTLDDPRP; encoded by the coding sequence ATGAGCCAGCTGGTCCGTGGTCTGGTCGCCCTGTCGCTCGCCAGCGCGGCGACCCTTGGAGCACAAGCTCCTGCCGCGCGCGACACCATCATCACCGCCCCCACATGGGCACCGCGAACACCACTCCTGTCCGAAGCCGCCAGCGCCAAAATCAAGAAGTTCAGCTTTATCGCATACGGCGACACGCGCGGGCGCTTTGACGGCACCGCCCTCCAGGTAGAGCACGGCAAAGTCGTGGAATCCATGCTCGGCACCATCAAGCAGGTGGCCGGCACGGGCGATGCCATTCGGTTTGTGGTGCAGAGTGGTGACGCCGTGGTCAACGGCGCGCTCGCCACGCAGTTGAATGTGAGCTACATCCCGCTCATCAATCGGCTCACGCAAGAAGGCAACGTTCCCTACTTCCTTACGGTCGGCAATCACGACGCGGCGCCGAGTCAGCTTGCCACGCGACGGCCGGACGGCTTGCACAATTATTTTGCGGCGAACGCCAACCTCATTCCACCCAACAGCTCGACGCGCCGGCTCGCGGGCTATTCGGCGTATGCCTTTGGCTTTGGTAACACCTTCTTCGTGGCGTTTGATTCGAACATTCCCGAAGACAGCGTGCAGTTCGACTGGGTGCGCAAGCAGCTCGAAGGGTTGAACCGCAAGCGGTATGTGAACATCGCGGTGTTCTACCATCATCCCGCGTTTTCGTCTGGGCCGCACGGCGGGCCCGTGATCGAAAAGCAGGCAGCCACCATTCGTGAAAAATGGATGCCGCTCTTTCGGCGTCATCACGTGAAGCTCTTACTGACCGGACACGAACATCTGTTTGAGCACTGGGTGGAGCGTTACTCCGACGCCAGCGGCACGCACCGCATGGATCAGATTGTGAGCGGCGGTGGCGGGGCTCCGCTGTACAAGTACGCGGGCGAGCCGGACCTCACGAGCTATCTCGCGGCTTACGCTTCCGAAAAAGTGTCGCTCGAGCATCTCGTGCGTCCTGCGGCCGACACCACCGGCAATCCGTACCACTACGTGGTGGTGCACGTTGACGGCGAACGTATTTCTATGGAAGTCGTTGGTGTGGACTGGGGGCGCGGGTATGCGCCGTATAAATCCAGCGCGGTCACGCTCGACGACCCGCGACCGTAG
- a CDS encoding YaeQ family protein — protein sequence MALTSTMYTFDVALSHVDRNVYESLAIKAACHPSETEEYFATRILAYCLEYAEGIAFSKGISDADEPAITVRDLTGAIQAWIEIGSPDASRVHKASKAAPRVAIYTHKEPRLLLRAYEGQRIHKAEDVELYAVDRPLLDEIVQRLDRRVKFALTVTEGQLFLDFGGDSVSGAVVRHPIV from the coding sequence ATGGCCCTGACCTCCACGATGTACACCTTCGATGTCGCGCTCAGCCACGTCGATCGCAACGTTTACGAATCGCTTGCCATAAAGGCGGCGTGCCACCCCTCGGAGACCGAGGAGTACTTCGCTACGCGCATCCTCGCCTATTGCCTCGAGTACGCCGAAGGCATCGCGTTCTCGAAAGGGATTAGCGACGCAGACGAGCCCGCGATTACTGTGCGCGATCTCACCGGTGCTATTCAGGCGTGGATCGAAATCGGTTCGCCCGACGCCTCGCGTGTGCACAAGGCGAGCAAAGCCGCGCCGCGCGTAGCGATCTATACGCACAAGGAACCGCGCCTCTTGCTGCGCGCCTATGAAGGGCAGCGCATTCACAAAGCCGAGGACGTGGAACTCTACGCAGTGGATCGACCGCTACTCGATGAGATTGTACAGCGCCTCGACCGGCGCGTGAAGTTTGCACTGACGGTCACCGAGGGGCAGCTCTTTCTCGACTTTGGCGGCGACAGCGTGAGCGGCGCCGTGGTGCGGCATCCGATCGTGTGA
- a CDS encoding type II toxin-antitoxin system RelE/ParE family toxin, translated as MAPPHARWIEFVYSDFYERFVKGSLSDEVERAFEQTIAANPLAGRVIPRGGGVRKVRVALQGTGKRGGARFIYFLRLRSDRVYVLAAFAKNTQRDLTPSQLRVIRDLLSTVE; from the coding sequence ATGGCACCGCCCCACGCCCGATGGATTGAGTTTGTGTATTCAGATTTCTACGAACGTTTCGTCAAAGGCTCACTCTCCGATGAGGTCGAGCGAGCCTTCGAGCAGACGATTGCAGCGAATCCGCTCGCGGGGCGAGTCATTCCGCGCGGCGGTGGAGTACGCAAAGTGCGGGTGGCGCTGCAAGGTACCGGAAAACGAGGCGGCGCCCGCTTCATCTACTTCTTGCGACTGCGAAGCGACCGAGTCTATGTCCTGGCCGCCTTTGCCAAGAACACGCAACGCGATCTCACCCCCTCGCAACTGCGCGTGATCCGCGACCTACTTTCTACCGTGGAGTGA
- a CDS encoding helix-turn-helix domain-containing protein, whose amino-acid sequence MAKRRRPTVAEPTVGDIVIEGLKQMVALEQGKPYGEYRIHAVALTAADSKIAEAPEYSYQRIAKLRARMKLSQPLFAQALNVSPETVRAWEQGKRHPDGAALRLLQVTEQQPELLLSMVKERTVRPYKARKTKR is encoded by the coding sequence GTGGCAAAACGGCGCCGTCCGACAGTAGCAGAGCCAACAGTTGGAGACATCGTCATCGAAGGGCTCAAGCAGATGGTGGCCCTTGAGCAGGGAAAGCCGTACGGTGAATACCGTATCCATGCGGTGGCGCTGACCGCCGCTGATAGCAAAATCGCTGAAGCGCCGGAATACTCGTACCAGCGCATCGCGAAACTCCGTGCCCGTATGAAGCTCTCCCAACCGCTCTTTGCCCAAGCGCTCAATGTGAGTCCGGAGACTGTGCGCGCGTGGGAGCAGGGGAAGCGGCATCCAGATGGAGCCGCACTGCGCCTGTTGCAAGTGACGGAGCAACAGCCTGAGTTGCTGCTCTCAATGGTGAAAGAGCGAACGGTGCGTCCGTACAAAGCGCGCAAAACAAAACGCTAA
- a CDS encoding M28 family peptidase, giving the protein MLRIPSFVRFSAVAILAAGTLSAQTKPAATKPSAPKSAGEWTASVKPVWPDEGPYKWAPRPTVTEITANDLRTRLYGFADDSMLGRRIGELTNFRGTAYIAAEFKRLGLKPAGEDGGYFQNMPFGPFGFDSTGAKLSVGGTPLAKTTDWIPMAPAPNNGIGAKADYTNAAAVFAGKWGDTTVALDPAMFRGKVAVFLAAPAAAPRPAAPLTRCDSLPDRFGAAAIIIAADAAAAAARSGGAGAAPAAGGGRAGGFGGGARDGRALAAGAVGVLVIGLDDLTAATISAAFAMRGAMQPATINTTGIGGATISRAAAAKIFGKPATQLAVGDAGAALSANFAQTWTMSTTPARNVIAMLPGSDPARAAEYVLVGAHNDHVGTTANIVDHDSLRAVNTVTRRQGTNDPVCRPTVEQQHRIDSLIARARSIRAPRRDSVMNGADDDGSGTVVLLEIAEKFAKEKPARSIIFISHQGEESGLLGSAWFANHPTIPLKNIVAAHNMDMVGKGRAEQVKFGGPASVQMLGARRLSREFGDVIDSVNANRTEVMALDKSWDVSANPMNRFCRSDQVNYVLKDVPVTYFSLGYAQDYHMPTDEPQYIDYEHGARLGRFIHDVMTAIANRKDRLAISGNDPTMPRCR; this is encoded by the coding sequence GTGCTGCGCATCCCCTCGTTCGTTCGTTTTTCCGCTGTCGCCATTCTCGCGGCGGGCACCCTGTCGGCCCAGACCAAGCCGGCCGCGACCAAGCCCTCCGCGCCCAAGTCGGCCGGTGAGTGGACCGCCAGCGTCAAACCCGTGTGGCCCGACGAAGGCCCGTATAAATGGGCGCCGCGACCGACCGTCACGGAAATCACCGCCAACGACCTTCGCACCCGACTCTACGGCTTTGCCGACGACTCGATGCTCGGCCGACGCATTGGCGAGCTGACAAACTTCCGAGGCACCGCATACATCGCTGCGGAGTTCAAGCGGCTTGGACTGAAGCCCGCCGGAGAAGACGGCGGCTATTTCCAGAACATGCCGTTCGGTCCCTTTGGCTTTGACAGCACGGGGGCAAAGCTCTCGGTGGGCGGCACACCGCTCGCAAAAACAACCGACTGGATTCCGATGGCACCCGCGCCGAACAACGGCATTGGTGCAAAGGCAGACTACACCAACGCCGCCGCCGTGTTCGCTGGTAAGTGGGGCGACACCACGGTTGCGCTCGATCCGGCGATGTTCCGCGGCAAGGTGGCCGTGTTCCTCGCCGCACCAGCCGCCGCGCCGCGTCCTGCAGCGCCGCTCACGCGCTGTGATTCGCTGCCCGACCGCTTCGGTGCGGCAGCCATCATCATTGCCGCTGATGCGGCAGCCGCCGCCGCACGTTCCGGTGGAGCGGGCGCGGCTCCTGCCGCCGGTGGAGGTCGCGCCGGAGGCTTCGGTGGCGGAGCGCGGGATGGCCGTGCGCTCGCCGCTGGCGCCGTGGGCGTGCTCGTGATTGGGCTCGACGATCTCACCGCCGCCACCATCAGCGCGGCTTTCGCGATGCGCGGCGCTATGCAACCGGCCACCATCAACACCACCGGCATCGGCGGCGCGACGATCTCGCGCGCCGCGGCCGCCAAGATTTTTGGTAAGCCGGCTACGCAGCTCGCCGTAGGTGATGCGGGTGCGGCACTCAGCGCCAACTTCGCGCAGACCTGGACCATGTCCACCACTCCCGCGCGCAATGTGATTGCGATGCTCCCAGGCTCCGATCCGGCGCGCGCCGCCGAATATGTGCTCGTGGGCGCACACAACGATCACGTCGGAACCACGGCAAATATTGTGGACCACGATTCGCTGCGCGCGGTCAACACCGTCACGCGCCGCCAGGGGACCAACGACCCCGTCTGCCGACCGACGGTTGAGCAACAACATCGCATTGACTCGCTCATTGCCCGCGCGCGCAGCATTCGCGCGCCACGCCGTGACAGCGTCATGAATGGTGCCGACGACGACGGCTCTGGCACGGTGGTCTTGCTGGAGATCGCCGAGAAGTTCGCCAAGGAAAAACCAGCCCGTTCCATCATCTTCATTTCACACCAGGGCGAAGAGTCCGGACTGCTCGGCTCCGCGTGGTTCGCCAATCACCCGACCATCCCGCTCAAGAACATCGTCGCCGCGCACAACATGGACATGGTGGGCAAAGGACGCGCCGAACAGGTGAAGTTCGGCGGCCCTGCCTCTGTGCAGATGCTCGGGGCACGCCGCCTGAGCCGCGAGTTCGGTGACGTGATTGACAGCGTCAATGCCAACCGCACCGAAGTGATGGCGCTCGACAAGTCGTGGGACGTGTCGGCCAATCCGATGAACCGGTTCTGCCGCAGCGATCAGGTGAACTATGTGCTCAAGGACGTACCGGTCACGTACTTCTCGCTTGGCTACGCGCAGGACTATCACATGCCCACCGACGAGCCGCAGTACATTGACTACGAGCACGGCGCACGACTCGGCCGATTTATTCACGACGTGATGACGGCAATTGCCAACCGAAAAGATCGACTGGCAATCAGCGGCAATGACCCAACAATGCCGCGCTGCCGGTAA